In the Engystomops pustulosus chromosome 2, aEngPut4.maternal, whole genome shotgun sequence genome, one interval contains:
- the LOC140117915 gene encoding tubulin alpha-1B chain isoform X1 produces the protein MRECISIHVGQAGVQIGNACWELYCLEHGIQPDGQMPSDKTIGGGDDSFNTFFSETGAGKHVPRAVFVDLEPTVIDEVRTGTYRQLFHPEQLITGKEDAANNYARGHYTIGKEIIDLVLDRIRKLADQCTGLQGFLVFHSFGGGTGSGFTSLLMERLSVDYGKKSKLEFSIYPAPQVSTAVVEPYNSILTTHTTLEHSDCAFMVDNEAIYDICRRNLDIERPTYTNLNRLISQIVSSITASLRFDGALNVDLTEFQTNLVPYPRIHFPLATYAPVISAEKAYHEQLSVAEITNACFEPANQMVKCDPRHGKYMACCLLYRGDVVPKDVNAAIATIKTKRSIQFVDWCPTGFKVGINYQPPTVVPGGDLAKVQRAVCMLSNTTAIAEAWARLDHKFDLMYAKRAFVHWYVGEGMEEGEFSEAREDMAALEKDYEEVGVDSIEGEGEEEGEEY, from the exons CGTGAGTGCATCTCTATCCACgttggtcaggctggtgtgcagATCGGTAACGCCTGCTGGGAGCTGTACTGCCTGGAACATGGCATCCAGCCTGATGGGCAGATGCCCAGCGACAAGACCATCGGTGGAGGAGACGATTCCTTCAACACTTTCTTCAGTGAGACCGGAGCTGGAAAACATGTCCCCAGAGCGGTGTTTGTGGACCTGGAACCTACAGTCATCG ATGAAGTACGCACTGGAACATACCGTCAATTATTCCATCCCGAACAGCTAATTACAGGAAAGGAAGATGCTGCCAATAACTATGCCCGTGGGCACTACACTATTGGAAAGGAGATTATTGACTTGGTGCTAGACAGAATTCGTAAGCTG GCTGACCAATGCACAGGTCTTCAAGGTTTCCTGGTCTTCCACAGCTTCGGTGGTGGTACTGGTTCTGGTTTCACCTCTCTGCTGATGGAACGTCTCTCTGTAGATTATGGAAAGAAGTCCAAGCTGGAGTTCTCCATCTATCCAGCACCCCAAGTGTCCACTGCTGTTGTTGAGCCCTACAACTCCATCCTCACCACTCACACCACCCTTGAGCACTCTGACTGTGCTTTCATGGTAGACAATGAAGCCATCTATGACATCTGCCGTAGAAATCTAGATATTGAGCGCCCCACCTACACCAACCTGAACCGCCTTATTAGTCAGATTGTGTCCTCTATTACAGCTTCTCTAAGATTTGATGGAGCCCTGAATGTAGATCTGACAGAGTTCCAGACCAACTTGGTGCCCTATCCCCGTATCCACTTCCCTCTTGCCACCTATGCCCCAGTTATCTCAGCAGAGAAGGCTTACCATGAGCAGCTTTCTGTGGCTGAGATTACTAACGCTTGCTTTGAGCCAGCCAACCAGATGGTGAAATGTGACCCACGCCATGGTAAATACATGGCTTGCTGCCTGTTGTACCGTGGTGATGTGGTGCCCAAAGATGTAAATGCAGCTATTGCCACCATCAAGACCAAACGAAGCATCCAGTTTGTGGACTGGTGCCCAACTGGTTTTAAGGTTGGTATTAACTATCAGCCACCAACTGTGGTTCCAGGTGGGGATCTGGCCAAGGTCCAgcgtgctgtgtgtatgctgagcAACACCACTGCCATCGCAGAGGCCTGGGCTAGACTGGACCATAAGTTTGATCTTATGTATGCCAAGCGTGCCTTTGTGCACTGGTATGTAGGTGAGGGTATGGAGGAGGGAGAGTTCTCTGAGGCCCGTGAGGACATGGCTGCTCTAGAGAAAGATTATGAAGAAGTTGGTGTAGACTCCATTGAGGGAGAAGGTGAGGAGGAAGGTGAAGAGTATTAA
- the LOC140117915 gene encoding tubulin alpha-1B chain isoform X2, with translation MRECISIHVGQAGVQIGNACWELYCLEHGIQPDGQMPSDKTIGGGDDSFNTFFSETGAGKHVPRAVFVDLEPTVIDEVRTGTYRQLFHPEQLITGKEDAANNYARGHYTIGKEIIDLVLDRIRKLADQCTGLQGFLVFHSFGGGTGSGFTSLLMERLSVDYGKKSKLEFSIYPAPQVSTAVVEPYNSILTTHTTLEHSDCAFMVDNEAIYDICRRNLDIERPTYTNLNRLISQIVSSITASLRFDGALNVDLTEFQTNLVPYPRIHFPLATYAPVISAEKAYHEQLSVAEITNACFEPANQMVKCDPRHGKYMACCLLYRGDVVPKDVNAAIATIKTKRSIQFVDWCPTGFKVGINYQPPTVVPGGDLAKVQRAVCMLSNTTAIAEAWARLDHKFDLMYAKRAFVHWYVGEGMEEGEFSEAREDMAALEKDYEEVGVDSIEGEGEEEGEEY, from the exons ATG CGTGAGTGCATCTCTATCCACgttggtcaggctggtgtgcagATCGGTAACGCCTGCTGGGAGCTGTACTGCCTGGAACATGGCATCCAGCCTGATGGGCAGATGCCCAGCGACAAGACCATCGGTGGAGGAGACGATTCCTTCAACACTTTCTTCAGTGAGACCGGAGCTGGAAAACATGTCCCCAGAGCGGTGTTTGTGGACCTGGAACCTACAGTCATCG ATGAAGTACGCACTGGAACATACCGTCAATTATTCCATCCCGAACAGCTAATTACAGGAAAGGAAGATGCTGCCAATAACTATGCCCGTGGGCACTACACTATTGGAAAGGAGATTATTGACTTGGTGCTAGACAGAATTCGTAAGCTG GCTGACCAATGCACAGGTCTTCAAGGTTTCCTGGTCTTCCACAGCTTCGGTGGTGGTACTGGTTCTGGTTTCACCTCTCTGCTGATGGAACGTCTCTCTGTAGATTATGGAAAGAAGTCCAAGCTGGAGTTCTCCATCTATCCAGCACCCCAAGTGTCCACTGCTGTTGTTGAGCCCTACAACTCCATCCTCACCACTCACACCACCCTTGAGCACTCTGACTGTGCTTTCATGGTAGACAATGAAGCCATCTATGACATCTGCCGTAGAAATCTAGATATTGAGCGCCCCACCTACACCAACCTGAACCGCCTTATTAGTCAGATTGTGTCCTCTATTACAGCTTCTCTAAGATTTGATGGAGCCCTGAATGTAGATCTGACAGAGTTCCAGACCAACTTGGTGCCCTATCCCCGTATCCACTTCCCTCTTGCCACCTATGCCCCAGTTATCTCAGCAGAGAAGGCTTACCATGAGCAGCTTTCTGTGGCTGAGATTACTAACGCTTGCTTTGAGCCAGCCAACCAGATGGTGAAATGTGACCCACGCCATGGTAAATACATGGCTTGCTGCCTGTTGTACCGTGGTGATGTGGTGCCCAAAGATGTAAATGCAGCTATTGCCACCATCAAGACCAAACGAAGCATCCAGTTTGTGGACTGGTGCCCAACTGGTTTTAAGGTTGGTATTAACTATCAGCCACCAACTGTGGTTCCAGGTGGGGATCTGGCCAAGGTCCAgcgtgctgtgtgtatgctgagcAACACCACTGCCATCGCAGAGGCCTGGGCTAGACTGGACCATAAGTTTGATCTTATGTATGCCAAGCGTGCCTTTGTGCACTGGTATGTAGGTGAGGGTATGGAGGAGGGAGAGTTCTCTGAGGCCCGTGAGGACATGGCTGCTCTAGAGAAAGATTATGAAGAAGTTGGTGTAGACTCCATTGAGGGAGAAGGTGAGGAGGAAGGTGAAGAGTATTAA